Proteins from a single region of Fundidesulfovibrio magnetotacticus:
- the ptsP gene encoding phosphoenolpyruvate--protein phosphotransferase produces MATAKLAGIPISAGIAIGKAFFLNRSHFAQAPRHTVPESLLDEERERLRVAFQQARDELSGIRQRVPAELKDHALIIDSHLMIMSDPKLQGAAERHLTELRINAEWALEKAVADLEEAFNALDDPYFRERAQDVRVVCDRVRGQLMGRKVDFKAMGSRAVLLAHDLTPADTVELQVDKIMGFATVQGGKTSHAGILAKSLGIPAVVGVDGLEDAVQDGAIVVVDGLKGVVLVEPTEEELAAYGDLKYQFESYRGAIIKNCHLPGETLDGYRLKVKANIELYEEVAQVIDNGGDGIGLFRTEYTYLNRTELPTEEELFEHYRDLADILAPRRVILRTLDLGADKFMAHFGRLEEQNPAMGLRAVRFCLRNRELFRTQLRAIARASVVGNISIMFPMISGLKELRQSMNLLRQCQAELTAQGLPHNPGMPVGMMVELPSAVMTAEIMAREVDFFSIGTNDLIQYSLGIDRTNRHVSYLYQPLHPAVVRSIKHVTDSAHQAGIECNLCGEMASDPFCVPILMGMQIDAISLNPQNIPGIKHIIRQTTMDDCKKLLKQVLESPTVARTNQLVRETIFQQFPDQLTFFYSLLDSEEGPTQ; encoded by the coding sequence ATGGCCACCGCCAAGCTCGCCGGCATCCCCATCTCCGCTGGCATTGCCATCGGCAAGGCCTTTTTCCTCAACCGCTCGCACTTCGCCCAGGCCCCGCGCCACACGGTGCCCGAAAGCCTCCTGGACGAGGAACGCGAGCGCCTGCGCGTCGCATTCCAGCAGGCGCGCGACGAGCTTTCCGGCATCCGCCAGCGCGTGCCCGCCGAACTCAAGGACCACGCCCTGATCATCGACTCCCACCTGATGATCATGAGCGACCCCAAGCTCCAGGGCGCGGCCGAACGCCACCTGACCGAACTGCGCATCAACGCCGAATGGGCCCTGGAAAAGGCCGTGGCCGACCTGGAAGAGGCCTTCAACGCCCTGGACGACCCCTATTTCCGCGAACGAGCCCAGGACGTGCGCGTGGTCTGCGACCGCGTGCGCGGGCAGCTCATGGGCCGCAAGGTGGACTTCAAGGCCATGGGCAGCCGCGCCGTGCTCCTGGCGCACGACCTCACCCCTGCCGACACCGTGGAACTCCAGGTGGACAAGATCATGGGCTTCGCCACCGTGCAGGGCGGCAAGACCTCCCACGCGGGCATCCTGGCCAAGTCCCTGGGCATTCCCGCCGTGGTGGGCGTGGACGGCCTGGAAGACGCCGTGCAGGACGGCGCCATCGTGGTGGTGGACGGCCTCAAGGGCGTGGTGCTCGTGGAGCCCACCGAGGAGGAGCTGGCGGCCTACGGCGACCTCAAGTACCAGTTCGAGTCCTACCGGGGGGCCATCATCAAGAACTGCCACCTCCCCGGCGAGACCCTGGACGGCTACCGCCTCAAGGTGAAGGCCAACATCGAACTCTACGAGGAAGTGGCCCAGGTCATCGACAACGGCGGCGACGGCATCGGCCTGTTCCGCACCGAGTACACCTACCTCAACCGCACCGAGCTGCCCACCGAGGAAGAACTTTTCGAGCACTACCGCGACCTGGCGGACATCCTCGCGCCCCGGCGCGTGATCCTGCGCACCCTGGACCTGGGCGCGGACAAGTTCATGGCCCACTTCGGACGCCTGGAGGAGCAGAACCCCGCCATGGGCCTGCGCGCCGTGCGCTTCTGCCTGCGCAACCGCGAGCTGTTCCGCACCCAGCTGCGCGCCATCGCCCGGGCCTCCGTGGTGGGCAACATCTCCATCATGTTCCCCATGATCTCGGGGCTCAAGGAGCTGCGCCAGTCCATGAACCTGCTGCGCCAGTGCCAGGCCGAGCTGACCGCCCAGGGACTGCCCCACAACCCCGGCATGCCCGTGGGCATGATGGTGGAGCTGCCCTCGGCCGTGATGACCGCCGAGATCATGGCCCGCGAGGTGGACTTCTTCTCGATAGGCACCAACGATTTGATCCAGTACTCCCTGGGCATCGACCGCACCAACCGGCACGTGTCGTACCTGTACCAGCCGTTGCACCCCGCCGTGGTGCGCTCCATCAAGCACGTCACGGACTCGGCGCATCAGGCGGGCATCGAGTGCAACCTCTGCGGCGAGATGGCCTCCGACCCGTTCTGCGTGCCCATCCTCATGGGCATGCAGATCGACGCCATCAGTCTGAACCCGCAGAACATTCCCGGCATCAAGCACATCATCCGCCAGACCACCATGGACGACTGCAAGAAGCTCCTGAAGCAGGTGCTGGAGTCGCCCACCGTGGCGCGCACCAACCAGTTGGTGCGCGAGACCATCTTCCAACAGTTCCCGGACCAGCTGACGTTCTTTTATTCGCTGCTGGATTCCGAGGAGGGTCCCACGCAGTGA
- a CDS encoding HPr family phosphocarrier protein: protein MPDTTSPPPLDSECADECVRLVCVLNEQGLHARPAARLAQAAQTFAADIAITMGSQTVDAKSILDILTLAAGHGANLELRAKGHDARQALDSLADMFKHRFQ, encoded by the coding sequence ATGCCCGATACAACATCGCCCCCCCCTCTCGACTCGGAATGCGCCGACGAATGCGTCCGGCTGGTCTGCGTGCTCAACGAGCAGGGCCTCCACGCCCGACCCGCCGCACGCCTGGCCCAGGCCGCCCAGACCTTCGCGGCCGACATCGCCATCACCATGGGCTCGCAGACCGTGGACGCCAAATCCATCCTCGACATCCTGACCCTGGCCGCCGGGCACGGGGCCAACCTGGAGCTGCGCGCCAAGGGGCACGACGCCCGACAGGCCCTCGATTCCCTGGCCGACATGTTCAAACACCGCTTCCAGTGA
- a CDS encoding PTS system mannose/fructose/sorbose family transporter subunit IID, which translates to MNTPGALTTRTLIRTYLRCYLVGASFNTRGLQTVGLALAMEPGLEILYPDPQARRHVWRRYLKIYNTHPFWTPFLVGVFLALEARIARRQFPDTMLDQVKSTVVYTLSAVGDSFFGGSLAVCWSLATACLLAAGQPWAAFLLGGALFAALNLFKLGTFILGYRHGFAALTRIRNWDLINWGRRIKVLNGALLVVLWALVWPRGMGPAAWALGVASVLALAFAAGRSRIPRELLVALAIVACLFFFWIHV; encoded by the coding sequence ATGAACACCCCAGGCGCCCTCACCACCCGGACCCTGATCCGGACCTACCTCCGATGCTATCTCGTGGGCGCTTCCTTCAACACGCGCGGGCTCCAGACCGTGGGCCTGGCCCTGGCCATGGAGCCGGGCCTCGAAATCCTCTACCCGGACCCGCAGGCCAGGCGACACGTCTGGCGGCGCTACCTGAAAATCTACAACACCCACCCCTTCTGGACCCCGTTCCTCGTGGGGGTGTTCCTGGCCCTGGAGGCGCGCATCGCCCGCCGCCAGTTCCCCGACACCATGCTTGACCAGGTGAAGAGCACCGTGGTCTACACGCTCTCCGCCGTGGGCGACTCCTTCTTCGGCGGCAGCCTCGCCGTGTGCTGGTCCCTGGCCACGGCCTGCCTGCTGGCCGCAGGGCAGCCCTGGGCCGCGTTCCTGCTGGGCGGCGCGCTCTTCGCGGCGCTCAACCTGTTCAAGCTGGGCACGTTCATCCTGGGCTACCGCCACGGCTTCGCCGCGCTCACGCGCATCCGCAACTGGGACCTGATCAACTGGGGGCGGCGCATCAAGGTGTTGAACGGCGCGCTCCTGGTGGTGCTCTGGGCCCTGGTCTGGCCGCGCGGCATGGGCCCCGCCGCCTGGGCCCTGGGCGTGGCCTCCGTGCTGGCCCTGGCCTTCGCCGCCGGGCGAAGCCGCATCCCCCGCGAGCTCCTGGTTGCTCTGGCCATCGTCGCCTGTTTGTTTTTTTTCTGGATTCACGTATGA
- the ald gene encoding alanine dehydrogenase, with the protein MIIGIPKEIKPQENRVAMTPGGVASLVRAGHEVLVEDGAGAGSGLTNDEYVKAGAKLVTAAQAWGAKMVIKVKEPIAAEYPYLRPDLLLFTYLHLAADEPQTRALLASKCTAVAYETVQLPDGSLPLLTPMSEVAGRMATQVGAHYLEKYQGGRGVLLGGVPGVAPGNVVVLGGGVVGTNAAKMALGLGANVTLLDVSHKRLQYLDDVFGGRLTTITSTEPNIWDAVAKADLVVGGVLIVGAKAPKLVTREMLKVMKEGSVIVDVSVDQGGCVETIKATTHKDPTYVVDGVVHYGVANMPGAVPRTSTFALTNQTLPYAMKLAAKGLDALQDDASLLPGLNVHNGLLTCKAVGEAFNIATVAPADVF; encoded by the coding sequence ATGATCATCGGCATCCCCAAGGAGATCAAACCTCAGGAAAATCGCGTGGCCATGACTCCCGGCGGCGTCGCCTCCCTGGTGCGCGCCGGTCACGAAGTGCTCGTTGAGGACGGCGCGGGCGCGGGCTCGGGCCTCACCAACGACGAATACGTCAAGGCCGGGGCCAAGCTCGTCACCGCCGCCCAGGCCTGGGGCGCCAAGATGGTCATCAAGGTCAAGGAGCCCATCGCGGCCGAATACCCGTACCTGCGCCCGGACCTGCTGCTCTTCACCTACCTGCACCTGGCCGCCGACGAACCCCAGACCCGAGCCCTGCTGGCCTCCAAGTGCACCGCCGTGGCCTACGAGACCGTGCAGCTGCCCGACGGCTCCCTGCCCCTGCTCACCCCCATGTCCGAAGTGGCCGGCCGCATGGCTACCCAGGTGGGCGCGCACTACCTGGAGAAGTACCAGGGCGGTCGCGGCGTGCTCCTGGGCGGCGTGCCCGGCGTGGCCCCCGGCAACGTGGTGGTGCTGGGCGGCGGCGTGGTGGGCACCAACGCCGCCAAGATGGCCCTGGGCCTGGGCGCCAACGTCACCCTGCTGGACGTCTCCCACAAGCGCCTGCAGTACCTCGACGACGTATTCGGCGGCCGCCTGACCACCATCACCTCCACCGAGCCCAACATCTGGGACGCCGTGGCCAAGGCCGACCTCGTGGTGGGCGGCGTGCTCATCGTGGGCGCCAAGGCCCCCAAGCTGGTCACCCGCGAGATGCTCAAGGTGATGAAGGAAGGCTCCGTGATCGTGGACGTCTCCGTGGACCAGGGCGGCTGCGTGGAGACCATCAAGGCCACCACCCACAAGGACCCCACCTACGTGGTGGACGGCGTGGTGCACTACGGCGTGGCCAACATGCCCGGCGCGGTGCCCCGCACCTCCACCTTCGCCCTCACCAACCAGACCCTGCCCTACGCCATGAAGCTGGCCGCCAAGGGCCTGGACGCCCTCCAGGACGACGCCAGCCTGCTGCCCGGCCTGAACGTCCACAACGGCCTGCTCACCTGCAAGGCCGTGGGCGAGGCCTTCAACATCGCCACCGTGGCCCCCGCCGACGTGTTCTAG
- a CDS encoding D-alanyl-D-alanine carboxypeptidase family protein produces the protein MKASVHWRTAWPVLLCLALASFLAVSVSPVESLARSSSKKEQSVKRSKAEKSVSASSPRSKSSRKKRSAERAAASRAPAPEDKQELRLNVKAAILMNMNNGKIYYEHDADERIAPASVTKVLTLYLIREAMAQGWLGPNTPIPISTAAVRTGGSTMSLHKGEKVPLSEIIKGISVVSANNACVAVAETMGKGDVRRFVALMNAKAKSLGMTRSTFMTPNGLPASGQLTTARDLARLSAAYLRRFPESLVIHSMTSHTYHGVTHRNANSLLGRYDGVDGLKTGFVCASGYNISATAKRGNTRLIAVVLGARNPIVREVETARLLEYGFQKASEDASAPAKPARKPRRQRDGES, from the coding sequence ATGAAGGCGTCCGTTCACTGGAGAACCGCCTGGCCCGTACTCTTGTGCCTGGCTTTGGCTTCGTTTCTCGCCGTATCAGTCAGCCCCGTGGAATCCCTGGCACGCTCCTCTTCAAAGAAGGAGCAGAGCGTCAAGCGATCCAAGGCGGAGAAGTCCGTCTCGGCTTCCAGCCCGCGCTCCAAGTCCTCCAGGAAGAAGCGCTCTGCGGAGCGCGCCGCCGCGTCCCGCGCTCCCGCCCCTGAAGACAAGCAGGAACTGCGCCTCAACGTGAAGGCCGCGATCCTGATGAACATGAACAACGGCAAGATATACTACGAGCACGACGCCGACGAGCGCATCGCCCCCGCCTCCGTGACCAAGGTGCTCACCCTCTATCTTATCCGCGAGGCCATGGCCCAGGGCTGGCTCGGCCCCAACACGCCCATCCCGATCAGCACGGCGGCGGTGCGCACGGGCGGGTCCACCATGTCCCTGCACAAGGGCGAGAAGGTGCCGCTCTCGGAGATCATCAAGGGCATCAGCGTGGTGTCGGCCAACAACGCCTGCGTGGCCGTGGCCGAGACCATGGGCAAGGGCGACGTGCGCCGCTTCGTGGCCCTGATGAACGCCAAGGCCAAGAGCCTGGGCATGACGCGCAGCACCTTCATGACCCCCAACGGCCTGCCCGCCTCGGGCCAGCTCACCACCGCGCGAGACCTGGCCAGGCTCTCGGCCGCCTACCTGCGCCGCTTCCCCGAATCGCTGGTGATCCACTCCATGACCTCCCACACCTACCACGGCGTGACCCACCGCAACGCCAACTCCCTGCTCGGGCGCTACGATGGCGTGGACGGACTGAAGACCGGCTTCGTCTGCGCCTCGGGCTACAACATCTCGGCCACGGCCAAGCGCGGCAACACCCGCCTGATCGCCGTGGTGCTTGGCGCGCGCAACCCCATCGTGCGCGAGGTGGAGACGGCCCGGCTCCTGGAATACGGCTTCCAGAAGGCCTCCGAGGACGCCTCCGCGCCCGCCAAGCCCGCCCGGAAGCCCCGCCGGCAGCGGGACGGCGAAAGCTGA
- a CDS encoding DUF401 family protein, with product MVFEGLLALAKVLGVFGCMLAGMRLKLGIGPSILAGGFLLALLFGMGPGAWAEAAVSAALTWQCLSLAAIVVLILMLSHVLERTGQSLRLMDALAGFLPSRRLRLIFFPVLIGLLPMPGGAAFSAPMVRQTGTPLGVTEDEMSLVNYWFRHVWELCWPLYPGIIMTAGLLGLPLSTVVVHTCAGSLAFALLGWWFILRPMGPRLKALDQTAQDQTPPARDPLLALRLGAPLIVAIAGSFLLEAAVASSFPEASFEVGIIAALAVAIVVAFVQNRAGRDFLVQSLLQKELRQTLVLVAAIFAFNQVLTEASVVRELVKLGGDAALLAAAVFVPLLVGMVAGITMAFVGASYPLILGLLDQLGLRDQALAWAVLALVSGFTGVMASPLHICFVMTCQYFGVDPARSWRKVMAPCLGLFVFGCAWFAVLRAL from the coding sequence ATGGTTTTCGAAGGCCTCCTGGCCCTGGCGAAGGTTCTCGGCGTGTTCGGCTGCATGTTGGCGGGCATGCGCCTGAAGCTTGGCATCGGCCCCTCCATCCTGGCGGGGGGCTTCCTGCTGGCCCTGCTTTTCGGCATGGGGCCGGGCGCGTGGGCCGAGGCTGCGGTCTCGGCGGCGCTCACGTGGCAGTGCCTGTCGCTGGCGGCCATCGTGGTGCTCATCCTCATGCTCTCCCACGTGCTGGAGCGCACGGGGCAGTCGCTGCGGCTCATGGACGCCCTGGCGGGCTTCCTGCCCAGCCGCAGGCTGCGGCTCATCTTCTTTCCGGTGCTCATCGGGCTTTTGCCCATGCCCGGCGGCGCGGCCTTCTCCGCGCCCATGGTGCGCCAGACCGGCACGCCCCTGGGCGTCACCGAGGACGAGATGTCCCTGGTGAACTACTGGTTCCGCCACGTCTGGGAGCTCTGCTGGCCCCTCTACCCCGGCATCATCATGACCGCCGGGCTCCTGGGCCTGCCCCTCTCCACCGTGGTGGTCCACACGTGCGCGGGCTCGCTGGCCTTCGCGCTCCTGGGCTGGTGGTTCATCCTGCGGCCCATGGGCCCGAGGCTCAAGGCCCTGGACCAGACCGCCCAGGACCAGACGCCCCCGGCCCGCGACCCGCTCCTGGCCCTGCGCCTGGGCGCGCCCCTGATCGTGGCCATCGCGGGCTCCTTCCTGCTGGAGGCGGCCGTTGCCTCTTCCTTCCCGGAGGCTTCCTTCGAGGTGGGCATCATCGCCGCCCTGGCCGTGGCCATCGTGGTGGCCTTCGTCCAGAACCGGGCCGGGCGCGACTTCCTGGTGCAGAGCCTGCTCCAGAAGGAGCTGCGCCAGACCCTGGTGCTGGTGGCGGCCATCTTCGCCTTCAACCAGGTGCTTACCGAAGCCTCGGTGGTGCGCGAGCTGGTGAAGCTGGGCGGCGACGCGGCGCTTCTGGCCGCCGCCGTGTTCGTGCCGCTGCTGGTGGGCATGGTGGCGGGCATCACCATGGCCTTCGTGGGCGCGTCCTATCCGCTGATCCTGGGCCTGCTGGACCAGCTGGGCCTGCGCGACCAGGCCCTTGCCTGGGCCGTGCTGGCCCTGGTTTCCGGGTTCACGGGCGTGATGGCCTCGCCCCTGCACATCTGTTTCGTCATGACCTGCCAGTACTTCGGGGTGGACCCCGCCCGCTCCTGGCGCAAGGTGATGGCTCCGTGCCTGGGGCTCTTCGTCTTCGGCTGCGCATGGTTCGCGGTGCTGCGCGCGCTCTGA
- a CDS encoding carboxymuconolactone decarboxylase family protein: MDDSLKSLSLARKKAHKRLLDMDSPVYKAFLDMERATYADGALSRQVKELIAVGISVVIDCRSCMQWHVEQAALSGAGVRQVLEAVEVGMEMGGGPATVSARFALEVMEDVFGREALAASRPAGKV; the protein is encoded by the coding sequence ATGGACGACTCCCTGAAATCCCTCTCCCTGGCCCGCAAAAAGGCCCACAAGCGCCTGCTGGACATGGACTCCCCGGTCTACAAGGCCTTCCTGGACATGGAGCGCGCCACCTATGCCGACGGGGCGCTCTCAAGGCAGGTGAAGGAGTTGATCGCCGTGGGCATCTCGGTGGTGATCGACTGCCGCTCGTGCATGCAGTGGCACGTGGAGCAGGCCGCCCTGTCCGGCGCGGGCGTGCGCCAGGTGCTGGAGGCCGTGGAGGTGGGCATGGAGATGGGCGGAGGACCGGCCACGGTGTCGGCGCGCTTCGCCCTGGAGGTGATGGAGGACGTGTTCGGCCGCGAGGCCCTGGCGGCCTCCCGCCCTGCCGGGAAGGTTTGA
- a CDS encoding LysR family transcriptional regulator: MLELRLLKTFLAVVSAGSVRGAAEALHLAPSTVTAQLKGLEDSLGAPLFDRVGRGVLLAEQGRRLLAHARRLVDLEAEARRALSARDDEAGELALRVSESLGAWRLPGVLRRFRERFPQTRLRVDKTSRQGLARDLAHGVTDVALLLGEPFTGPSLAVEVLGREPLTVILPPGSPLDGGVARPEDLAGMPLFLTRYVWSARRLIEEALSRAHVRPEAVVECSSVEIVKRCVASGLGASVCPLFAVRAEAARGELSLAGFSGGPLWASVLLVRHEGRWLSPAAGAFLEAARECFTPARA; this comes from the coding sequence ATGCTCGAACTGCGTCTGCTCAAGACCTTCCTGGCGGTGGTTTCGGCCGGGTCCGTGCGCGGGGCGGCCGAGGCCCTGCACCTCGCGCCCTCCACCGTGACGGCCCAGCTCAAGGGTCTGGAAGACTCCCTGGGCGCGCCGCTCTTCGACCGCGTGGGACGCGGCGTGCTCCTGGCCGAACAGGGCAGGCGGCTCCTGGCCCACGCCCGCAGGCTGGTGGACCTGGAGGCCGAGGCGCGCCGGGCCCTCTCGGCCCGCGACGACGAGGCGGGCGAGCTGGCCCTGCGCGTCTCCGAGAGCCTGGGGGCCTGGCGTCTGCCCGGGGTGCTGCGCCGCTTCCGGGAGCGCTTCCCCCAGACGCGCCTGCGCGTGGACAAGACCTCCCGCCAGGGGTTGGCGCGCGACCTGGCCCACGGGGTGACGGACGTGGCCCTGCTCCTGGGCGAGCCTTTCACGGGGCCGTCGCTGGCGGTGGAGGTTCTCGGGCGCGAGCCGCTCACGGTGATCCTGCCGCCGGGATCGCCCCTGGACGGCGGCGTGGCCAGGCCCGAGGACCTGGCGGGGATGCCCCTGTTCCTCACGCGCTATGTCTGGAGCGCGCGGCGGCTCATCGAGGAGGCCCTGAGCCGGGCCCACGTGCGCCCGGAGGCGGTGGTGGAGTGCTCCAGCGTGGAGATCGTGAAGCGTTGCGTGGCCTCGGGGCTGGGGGCCTCGGTGTGCCCGCTGTTCGCCGTGCGGGCCGAGGCGGCGCGGGGGGAGCTTTCCCTGGCCGGGTTCAGCGGCGGGCCGCTCTGGGCCAGCGTGCTCCTGGTGCGCCACGAGGGGCGCTGGCTCTCGCCCGCGGCCGGGGCCTTCCTGGAGGCGGCGAGGGAGTGCTTCACCCCCGCGCGGGCGTGA
- a CDS encoding ATP-binding protein produces MEAHGSTTASRRTLARALTLVVLAALIPATIMLVLTGLEQRDIARRDALETAQGLARSLAALHKASAGEARAMLSALARTNIVQTRDLPNCAEVFAGILADNPQLTNVFLADAPGRAVASGLAPFTGTDVSDRAYFQRAMASGHFSAGDHIHGRSSGLPIQVFAMPLKAPDGRPDAVLVLSYKLSMYERFLEGYPMPSSARVAFIDSKGVRMLAFPTEPDRTVGTAVSPAVWGRIRTAQSDQGWFSDRRTGGAPGLFVFSRLRLEGDREPFVSVAVSFSNEDIFGRAERNLARNLLLTALAGLLALAVSRRLGRRAILDGVEGLRAAAARLGEGELEARADEARGCLEFRELAGRFNAMAQALQRRQDEVTRSARDLSAMRNLLANLLESMPSAVIGMDARERITHWNRGAKKLTGLEPGQALGRTLTEVFPWLAQRVDHVERGPRDVAPLELTASALPGAEGTRYMDILASPLVANGVDGAVVRVDDVTERVRLEALLIQSEKMNSIGSLAGGMAHEINNPLSGILQAVQIIQRRLDPSAEANRAAALASGADLEILRDYLQRRGIFTFLDTVRESGERAARIVRNMLGFIRKSASARVPVSLPELADKTIEIAATDYDLKKKYDFRSIEIVREYAPDMPLVHCSASDLEQVVYNLLVNAAQAMASRDAPPAPPRLVVRVHAADGMGVLEIEDNGPGMEESVRLRVFEPLFSTKPPGEGTGLGLAVAWFIVVNSHGGDIRAESSPGRGARFVVRLPLAGPEHAESGAPLTPARG; encoded by the coding sequence ATGGAAGCCCACGGCAGCACCACCGCATCCCGTCGGACCCTCGCCCGGGCCCTGACCCTGGTGGTGTTGGCCGCCCTGATCCCGGCCACGATCATGCTGGTGCTGACCGGCTTGGAGCAGCGCGACATCGCCCGACGCGACGCCCTGGAAACTGCCCAGGGCCTGGCCAGGAGCCTTGCCGCCCTGCACAAGGCCTCCGCCGGTGAGGCCCGGGCCATGCTCTCGGCCCTGGCCCGCACAAACATAGTGCAAACGCGCGATCTCCCCAACTGCGCCGAGGTGTTCGCGGGCATCCTGGCCGACAACCCGCAGCTGACCAACGTCTTCCTGGCCGACGCCCCGGGCAGGGCCGTGGCTTCGGGACTGGCCCCGTTCACGGGGACCGACGTTTCCGACCGCGCCTACTTCCAGCGGGCCATGGCTTCCGGCCACTTCAGCGCCGGGGATCACATCCACGGGCGATCCTCCGGCCTGCCCATCCAGGTGTTCGCCATGCCGCTCAAAGCCCCGGACGGCCGCCCGGACGCGGTGCTGGTCCTGTCCTACAAGCTCTCCATGTACGAGCGCTTCCTGGAGGGCTACCCCATGCCCTCTTCCGCCAGGGTGGCTTTCATCGACTCCAAGGGCGTGCGCATGCTGGCCTTCCCCACGGAACCTGACCGCACGGTGGGCACCGCCGTTTCCCCGGCGGTGTGGGGGCGCATCCGCACGGCACAGAGCGACCAGGGCTGGTTCTCGGACAGGCGAACCGGCGGCGCGCCGGGCCTGTTCGTCTTTTCCAGGCTGCGCCTGGAGGGGGATCGGGAACCCTTCGTCAGCGTGGCGGTCTCCTTCTCCAACGAGGACATCTTCGGCAGGGCCGAACGCAACCTGGCGCGCAACCTCCTGCTCACAGCCCTGGCGGGCCTGCTGGCCCTTGCCGTCTCGCGGCGGCTGGGACGCAGGGCCATCCTGGACGGCGTGGAGGGCCTGCGCGCGGCCGCGGCGCGCCTGGGCGAGGGAGAGCTGGAGGCGCGCGCCGACGAAGCGCGCGGCTGCCTGGAATTCCGCGAACTGGCCGGCCGCTTCAACGCCATGGCCCAGGCGCTCCAGCGCCGCCAGGACGAAGTGACACGCTCCGCCCGGGACCTGTCCGCCATGCGCAACCTGCTGGCCAACCTCCTGGAGTCCATGCCCTCCGCGGTGATCGGGATGGACGCGCGGGAGCGCATCACCCACTGGAACCGGGGCGCGAAGAAGCTCACGGGCCTGGAGCCCGGGCAGGCCCTGGGCAGGACCCTCACCGAGGTGTTCCCCTGGCTCGCCCAGCGGGTGGACCACGTGGAGCGCGGCCCCCGGGACGTCGCCCCCCTCGAGCTGACGGCCAGCGCCCTCCCCGGGGCCGAGGGGACGCGCTACATGGACATCCTGGCCAGCCCCCTGGTGGCCAACGGGGTGGACGGGGCCGTGGTGCGCGTGGACGACGTGACCGAACGCGTTCGCCTGGAAGCCCTGCTCATCCAGTCGGAGAAGATGAACAGCATCGGCAGCCTGGCCGGGGGCATGGCCCACGAGATCAACAACCCCCTCTCGGGCATTCTCCAGGCAGTGCAGATCATCCAGCGCAGGCTCGATCCGTCCGCCGAAGCCAACCGCGCCGCGGCGCTGGCTTCCGGCGCGGACCTCGAAATCCTCCGGGACTACCTCCAGCGCCGGGGCATCTTCACCTTCCTGGACACGGTGCGCGAATCCGGCGAGCGCGCGGCGCGCATCGTGCGCAACATGCTGGGGTTCATCCGCAAGAGCGCATCGGCCCGCGTGCCGGTGTCCCTGCCCGAACTGGCGGACAAGACCATCGAGATCGCGGCCACGGACTACGACCTCAAGAAGAAGTACGACTTCCGCTCCATAGAAATCGTCCGGGAATACGCTCCGGACATGCCGCTCGTGCATTGTTCCGCCTCGGACCTGGAGCAGGTGGTCTACAATCTGCTGGTCAACGCGGCGCAGGCCATGGCCTCGAGGGATGCGCCCCCGGCGCCGCCCCGGCTGGTGGTGCGCGTCCACGCCGCCGACGGCATGGGCGTGCTGGAGATTGAGGACAACGGCCCCGGCATGGAGGAATCCGTTCGCCTGCGGGTGTTTGAGCCCCTTTTCAGCACCAAGCCCCCCGGGGAGGGCACGGGCCTGGGCCTGGCCGTGGCCTGGTTCATCGTGGTGAACAGCCACGGGGGCGACATCCGCGCGGAATCGAGCCCCGGGCGCGGCGCGCGCTTCGTGGTGCGCCTGCCCCTGGCAGGTCCCGAACACGCGGAATCCGGCGCGCCCCTCACGCCCGCGCGGGGGTGA